The Acidobacteriota bacterium DNA segment AGCGTCACGTTGACGCGGGTGCCCTCCTCGGTGAGCGTCTTGCACGCCTGCACGCCCGCCGGCGTGAACGGCACCTTGACCACGATGTGCTCGGAGATCTCGCGCAGCTCGCGGCCTTCGCGCAGCATGCCCTCGACATCTGTGGCCACCACTTCCCCGCTCACGGGTCCCTGCACGAGATCGCAGATTTCACGGAGGATCTCGCGTGAGTCGCGCGTCTCCTTCGCCATGAGCGACGGATTGGTGGTGACGCCGTCAACGATGCCGAGTGCGTGCAGGCGCGTGATGTCGGCGATGTTCCCTGTATCGACGAAGAACTTCATGTGTCCCTCCCGGCCGGGCTCGGAGAGCCGGCCCTACGATCATTGTCCCGTCACGGGGCTGCACAACTTGCCGATGCCTTCCACACACACGACGAACTCGTCGCCGGGCGCGAGCGGACCGATCCCCGCTGGCGTGCCCGTCGAGACGATGTCGCCGGGCAGCAGCGTCATGATGCGCGAGATGTAGGCGATGAGCGTGGCGACGGGGAAGATCAGCTCGCGCGTGCTCGACTGCTGGCGTACCTGCCCGTTGAGCAGACCTTCGATCGCCAGCGCG contains these protein-coding regions:
- the fsa gene encoding fructose-6-phosphate aldolase, with protein sequence MKFFVDTGNIADITRLHALGIVDGVTTNPSLMAKETRDSREILREICDLVQGPVSGEVVATDVEGMLREGRELREISEHIVVKVPFTPAGVQACKTLTEEGTRVNVTLVFSAAQALIAAKVGAYFVSPFVGRLDDIGHDGMALIEDIVEIYDNYEFTTQVLVASTRGPGHIIQAAKLGADICTCPPSVLDALFKHPLTDIGLERFLKDWEKAQQK